In the genome of Massilibacterium senegalense, the window TGTCCATCTTTCATGACGTATTGAGCACCCCCGCCTGTTTCTTCCGCTGGTTGGAAAAGGAGACGAATCGTTCCGTGTAATTCAGACTGTGATTCTTTCAACAAATACGCTGCTCCAATCACGGCAGCAGTGTGGAAATCATGTCCACAAGCGTGCATTTTCCCTTTATTTTTTGACGCATAAGGAAATCCTGTCTGTTCTTCAATCGGTAACGCATCGATATCCGCTCGTATGGCAACAATTGGACCTGGGTGCTTTCCAATAATATCCGCAAACACTCCTGTTCGCAGGTTCGTTTCGCGAATAGGGATTCCTTTTTCTTGTAGCCACTTTTGAATTGATTTTGTCGTTTCAAATTCTTCTTTCGATAATTCAGGATATTGGTGCAAATGTCGTCGTATTTCGATTAAACGTTGTTCCAATTCTACTGCAGTCATCCAATCCCTCCATGATACACAGTTAACACGTGTGAATAATAAAATGTTGAAGTTCCTCTTACCTATTAACACATTGCAAGCATGATGTTTTTGCTAAGAGAAAAAATTCATCTATTTTATTCAAATAAATCAGTCGATAAATACCGTAAACCTGTATCAGGAAGAATGGCTACGATTCTTTTCCCTTTATTTTCTGGACGTCTTGCTAATTGCGTCGCTGCCCAAATCGCTCCACCAGAGGATGTTCCCACTAAAAGCCCATCTGTTTTCGCTATTTCTCTCGCTACTTCGTATGCTTGACTCGTTTCCACTTCTAATACTTCATCAATAACATCTAGATGAACGTTTGCAGGTACCCGTTCTTTTTCTTGATCAGAAAATCGGTGAACACCTGTAATTTCAACAACGTCAGGATTTTCAAACGTAGCGATGGATTGGTACCCGGGTTCTACACCTACTACTTGGATGTCGGGATTTTTCGATTTTAAATAGGCACCCGTTCCACTTAATGTGCCGCCTGTTCCGACGGTTGCTACTAAAATATCAATCTGTCCATCTGTATCTTCCCAAATTTCTGGACCCGTTGTTTCTTTATGAACGTTTGGATTTGCTCTATTATCCAGTTGGTTTAAAAACACACCTTCTTTTACATGTTCATCAATATATGGCTTAATAACATCATTAATCAGTGCAACAAAATCTCCATCTGTTTGTTCAAGTGTTTCTACACCACCAGGAATTTCAGATAATGGCGTAACTTCTGCACCGTATGCTCTTGCTACTTTTGTTCGTTCGACACTGACATTATCTTGAATATACAATTTCACGTTATATCCTTTCGCAGCCGCTATGGCCGATAAGCCAACGCCAGTATTGCCACTTGTTGTTTCAATAATGGTATCACCAGGTTTTAAAATCCCTTTCTTCTCCGCTTCTTCAATCATTGCTTTGGCGATTCTGTCTTTTGTACTGTTAGCTGGATTTAAATACTCTAATTTCGCAACGATTTCTGCTTCTAATTGGTGTTTCTTTTGGTAATTCGTCACCTCTAATAAAGGTGTTCCCCCTACAAGTTCTGTAATTGATTTTTTAATTTTACTCATTTTATTTCCTCCTCATTATGATTTTCACATTAAATTTAGTTATCACATGAAAATACTATGAATTATAGTAATAAAAATACATCTAACATTCGCTACTACGATCCTAACTATGTTATCTATTTACATATTCATATTCTGCTCTTATAAATCTAAACGAAAGCATTTTACTAACGTATCGTACTTTTGAAATTCTTTTGTTTCATCTCGTTTAAAACCTAACCATTCGTACAATTGTATAGCTTTTTGCATTCTGTCACTTGAATGTAAATAGATACTCGGTGCTCCTTTTTGCTTCGCATAATCTATACTTGCTTTCAGTAACGTTTGTGCTACACCTTGACCACGGGCCTTTGGATGAACAGCTAGTAACCGAATAATCGGTGAAAATATTTGAAGTTCTGGTATACCATATGCTTTTTCAGAAGATTCGAATAATTGTAATGTCCCAAGAACATCTTGATTACTTTTAGCTACTAAAATCTTATCTACTTGTGGGTTATCAATCGATGCACGAATTTGCTCTAAATACTCTTCCCAAATTTCTTGGCTTGCATATTTATCTTCATACTGTTGATAACTTTCCACTAATACTCGTCGGACAAGCTCTTTTTCCTCTTCTTGTAATTCAGTAACGACCACTGGAATCGCCATAAGCTCCCTTCTCCCTTCATTTCCGTTAAAAAAATACTTTTAACACTTCCTCTAAATGTTCAATTCCTACCTTTGTAACGCCTTTATATATATTTCCTTGCCCAATTTCAATAACAGGGACATGACGGACGCCGTATTTTGTTTCTAAAATATCTCGTCTTTCATCATGATTCGTAACATCTACTGTTTGATATCCTACACCTTTTTCTTCTAAATACGCTTTCACATCCGTGCAATAAGAACAACCTTCCTTAGACCAAACGACAATGGATATTTCTTTACTCATTTTTTCATTCCTCCTAGTAATGATCATGTTTTATGGATTCACTGTTTCCTTTGTATAACGATTGATTGGAAACGGTAATCCTAAATTTCCTCGTAACGTATCTGATTCATATTCGGTTCGATAAATGCCTCTCTTTTGCAAAATAGGGATAACGTAATCAACAAAATCATGCAATGCATTCGGCACAACAGAAACAATCGTAAACCCATCTGCTCCCTTTTCTTCAAACCATTCCTGCACTACATCTGCTACTTTTTCTGGCGTCCCTGTAAAAGGAGAACGCGGTGTTGCTTCCCTTAAAACCACTTGTCGAAGTGTTAAATGTTCCTCTTTTGCTTCTTGTTTAATACGATCTGTTGTACTTTGAAAACTATTCTTCCCTATGTCCCCGAGTTCAGGAAAGGGAGCATCTAGTTCATATTGTGAAAAGTCATGATGATCAAAGTATCGTCCTAAATAATGTAAAGCATTTTCAATGGAAACAAGGTTTGCTACTTCTTGATACTTCCGCTCTGCTTCCTCTTCTGTCTCCCCAATAATAGGAGAAAGAGATGGTAAAATGAAAATCTCATCAGGGTTGCGTCCGAAAGCTTCTGTTCTATTTTTTACTTTTTGATAAAATTCCTTAGCATCTTGTAAGGACGATTGCCCCGTAAAAATAGCATCAGCTTCTTTTGCTGCTAAATCAATGCCCGCTTCGGATGATCCTGCTTGAAAAATAATAGGATGCCCTTGTTTAGACCGTGCTATATTAAGTGGCCCTTGAACCGAGAAAAATTCTCCTTGATGATGTAACGCATGTAACTTAGAAAGGTCAAAAAATACTCCGGATTCTTTATCACGAATAAACGCATCGTCTTCCCAAGAATCCCAAAGTCCTTTCACTACTTCTAAATATTCTGATGCTATCCGGTAACGCGTCGCATGATCTGGATGTTGCTCAATTGTTTTACTGTAGTTTAATGCCGTACTTTCAAGGGGAGTAGTTACGACATTCCACCCTGCTCGGCCTTGACTAATATGGTCCAATGAAGCAAATTGCCGCGCAACCGTATAAGGCTCACTGTACGACGTGGACACCGTTCCAATTAGTCCAATATGTGTAGTCACTGCAGCTAGTGCAGATAAAATGGTCAATGGCTCAAATCGATTTAAAAAGTGCGGAATCGATTTCTCATTAATATAAAGACCATCTGCAATAAAAATTAAATCCAGCTTTCCTTCTTCCGCCTTTTTAGCCTGCTCTTTATAAAATGCTAAACTAATACTAGCATCTACTTGCACATCCGGATGACGCCAACTAGCGATATTTCCACCAACCCCGTGGACAAGTGCACCAAATTTTAACTTTCTTCGTTTTGTCATCTTTATACCCCCCTACAATGTTAGAAACGTTATACATACTGTTCGGATAAAAATCCCGCTAATAAACAACTTTTTCACTCTTATACACTTGAAGCGGTCGTAATAACTGGAAAGATTGCAATCGTTTTTCTTTGTTTAAAATGGGATTATGCAAAATAAATTCATCAATGCCGTATTTTCTATGCAACTCTTCTAATTTTGCTTTAACATAATCAGCTGTTCCAGCAATGGCACCAGAATCTTGTTCTTCTATTGTGTAAGGTATCCCCGCTTGTTTTCCGAATAACTCTCCTTGTTCTCGTGTTAAAACTTTAACGGAACGCCCATCTTCCAAATAAACTTTCAATATTTTTTGATCATTTGCTAATTGTTCTGCTTCTTTTTGAGTAGAAGTCGCTATCGCTGATACTCCCACAATGAACGTTCCTTCTCGAAAACGTTCATGATATATTTGACTTGCTTTTTCCAATTCTTCTAAATGGCTGTTAAAAAAAAGACCAAAAACAAAAGTCATTTTTTGATTAGCCGCCAGTTCTGCACTTTTTGCGCTAGCCCCTAATAAAAAGCTTTCCGGTTTTTCGGTTGGAATGGGTGTCGCTTGAATGCCAGCTAATGGATGAGTATCATTTACTGAATTTTCAATTAATTGTTGCAAAAAAGAAAGCCGTTCTTCAAAGTCGGAACCATCATTTTCTGTACCAAATTGTAAAGCCCTCGTTGATAGCGGAAGTCCTCCTGGCGCTTTACCGATACCTAAATCCACTCGTCCTGGCGCTAAATGCGATAACACATGAAAATTTTCCACTACTTTATATGGGCTATAGTGTTGCAGTAAAACCCCACCTGATCCAATACGAATCGATTTTGTTTGTGCTAATAAATAGGCTATTAACACTTCTGGTGATGAGCCTGCTAGTTGGTCAGAATGATGATGTTCAGATACCCAAAACCGAGTATATCCCCATTTTTCTGCTTGCTTGACTAATTGTATTGTTTGTTGAAATGCTTCAACAGTCGATTCTCCTGGAAATATGGGGCTTTGATCTAAAATCCCAAGCTTAAAACTCATCTTCTACTCCCCCTTTTCATTCAGTTTTTTTAATTACACTTATCCTATCATCTTAGTATGATTAATGGCAATGGTTTTACTGATAGAAAAAATTTTTATCTTGAAAAATTAATTTTATCTATTTTTCAAATGCTTGTGCAGATAACAAAATATCAGCTAAAAGCAAAGGAACTTCTTCACCATGTTTTACATAAGTCGCATAAACGTGCTGCTTCATATTCATGAAATGAGACACATCTATTTCTATTAATGTCCCTTGTTCTAACTCTTTTTTTATACACAAATAAGGTAAAAAGCCAATTCCACTTCTGCTAAGGATAATCGACTTCGCCACTTCTAAATGATTCACTTGAAATTCAATACGCGGTTCTACACCAGAAACTTCAAAAATTTTATGAACGGTATTCCAATCAAATGCACCACATTCGAAAAATACCATCGGTTCTTCCGCTAGTTCTTGTGCGGTTAACAACGTATGCGATTGAAAACGATGCCCGGGATACACAACTAGACGAACGGAATTATCAAGAATTTCATGGTTTTGCAAACGATTGTGTAACACATCTTTGATAAGGGCGACATCTACTTGTTTTTTTAGCAATTTATCAATTAGTACATCATTAGAAGCCGAAATAAATGTAAAATGCAAATGAGGATGTGCTTGTTTCCATAACGGAAGAGCAAAGGGAATAAAATATTGGGAAGTAATAATATTTGCCCCAATGACAATTTCCTTTTGGTTATTCCCGCCTTTTAACTGTTTCTTTCCTTGGCGGTAAGAATGGATCATTTGTTCCGCATATGGAACAAAAGCTTTTCCTTTTTCCGTTAACGTCATCCTTCTCCCGTGTCGATTAAACAGTTCGGTATCTAACTCCTTTTCCAACGCTTTAATTCTTGCAGTTACTGTCGGCTGTGATAAAAATAATGCATCTGCTGCTTTGCGGATACTGTTTAAGTGAACAACATACATAAACGTTTCAATATGATCAAGGTTCATCCTTTTCCCTCCTTTGGTGCTGAAAGTAAAAAGTTTCAGTGTCATTTTATTACCTTCCTAATAAAAACATATTTTCCCATTACATATAGTTTATTTAATTTTAACTTTATAAACATATAAGTAAAGTATGATTTATGAATAGCATATTCAACCCTTTTAAAATAAAAAAGGACACAAAAAAGGGTTACTTTTCAGTGACCTAGAAAATAATATCTCTTCCTTCATTGGTATTGATAAACTATTTTTTAACAAAAAATAAGCCGCACCAGGCAATAAGACCCCGTTAGAAAATGGTTGATCGTTTTCTTTATCTATCCTTTCAAACAAAACAATCCAACATCTTTCGTTATCCATCAAGTGCTTTGTTTTCGTAAAATAGATAGCCCCGTTGTTAATTCTTCAAAAGAGGCATATGCATATGATAGACGAATATGATGTAGGTTATTTGATTCATAGATATATCCTGGATTAATTAATACGTTTTGTTTTAACAAGTTTAAAAAATAAGCTTTATTGACAATCGGTTTGTTGAATCGCAACCAAATATAAAACCCACCTTCTGATGTTTGCCAGGTTGCTATTTCCTTAAAATCTTTTTTCAATATATTTTCGACAAACGTAGCTCTTTTTTTCAATTGTTGACGAAGGGTTTGTATATGTTTGTCGTATAACCCCATTTCTAACCAATACGCCACAATCTCTTGAGAAAAAGCACTAGAACCATAGTCTGTTTGCATTTTAATATCTGCTAAGCGCTCGATTACTGGAGTCGGGCCAACAATCCAACCAATTCTTAATCCAGGGCTTAATGTTTTCGAAACACTTCCGATATAGAGTACCTGTCCCGATCTGTCGAATGACTTTATCGGCAAAGCAGTTCGATCAAATAACAATTCACTATACACATCATCTTCTATAAGAGGGACTCGTAGTTTTTTACATGTGTCATACACTTGTTTCTTTTTCTCTAGCGACCAACTACGCCCTGTTGGATTTTGTAAAGTTGGGATACAGTACAAAAGCGATTGTCTTTTTCCCTGTAATAAAGACAATTGTTGTGGTGATTTTTTATCGAGTGAGACAGGTACGATACGCATTCTTGCAGATTGAAATGGATGGACGGACTGTAGGTAAGACGGTTGTTCTTGAAACACGATAGAATGTTGTTCCAATACGCCAATTGCAATTAATTGTAACGCTTGCAACGCTCCTGATACGATTAAAATATTTTCGGCTTCCGTTTGAATTCCCCTTTTACGCAAATGACGACATAAAAGTTGACGTAGTTTGAGACTTCCTTGTGGCGGCGAATAACCGATTGCTTTAGGTTCTATCGAAATGCTTTTTAATGATTTTTCTAATTGCTTTGTCGGTAATAATGTAGGAGATAATTCTCCTGTTCCTAGTCGAATGATATTGTCTTTCTGTTCGTATTCATTAATTAATTGGATAGTATGATTGTTTGGCTCATGAATACTCGATTCAATGTGACGAGTCCAATTCGGTTGCACGCTATTTAACATGACATTCCATGAGTTGTTTGCTACATATACCCCTGAACCAACCTTTGATTCAAGTAACCCCTCTGCTTTTAGTTCATCTAAAACGAGCTGTACAGTACTCCGATTCACCTTCCATGCTAAGGCTAATTTCCGTTGACTTGGAATTTTCATTCCAACCGTCCATTCTCCTCTTTCAATCCGCTCCCTTATCCAATTCAAAATTTGCTGTTGAATGGTTAAATGAGATTGACGATTTGGTTCCCAATTCATCCAATCACCCCTTAAAGTGGATGGATAAACTTCCATCCAATTGGTTGTTTTCTTTTAGTTGTACCATAGTAGAATGAATCTTGAAAGGAAGTCGATGACATGGAAGCAATCATTCACGGGATCATTTTAGCATTTGGGCTTATTTTACCTTTAGGTGTTCAAAACGTATTTGTCTTTTCGCAAGGGGCCACTCAACCGTATTTATATAAAGCTTTACCTGCTGCTATAACGGCGGCCATTAGTGATACACTCTTAATTCTTCTAGCCGTTTTGGGATTGTCATTACTAGTCTTACAGTTTGCCTGGCTACGGTTCGTATTAATGATGATTGGAATCATTTTTTTACTTTACATGGGGGGTATGATATGGAAATCTGAAGGAACGACAACCAATGAAAATAAAGCACTCTCTTTCCGCCAACAAATTCTTTTTGCCTTATCCGTATCTTTACTCAATCCGCATGCTATTCTTGATACAGTTGGAGTAATCGGGACAAGTGCTATTACATATAGCGGACTAGATCAAGTACTATTTACCGTTGCTTGTATTTCAGTATCTTGGGCTTGGTTTTTAGGACTAATTGTGGCAGGGAATCAGATAAAAAAATTGAATTCAATTCAATTTATGCATATTTTTCATAAAGGATCTGCTTTATTTATTTGGGGAACAGCAGTTTATCTTTTATTTGGGCTTATTGAATAAAGAAATCTTCCATAGGGGGATTTTACCTCTCCCCCTCTTACCTTACCATTTTAACATGGATGTCTTACCGCCCATTCATGAAAGATAAAAAAATCATTTTGATTCCAACGATTTATTAACAGCTTCCAACGCATGTATGACAGTTGTATCAAACAATGGTACAGTGGCATCTTCTTGTTTTACCAATAACCCAATTTCCGTACAACCAAGAATGATTCCTTCTGCCCCGCATTCAACCAAGCGTTCCATTACTGCTTTATAATACTCCCTCGATACTTGCTTGATTTCTCCTACACATAACTCTTCATAAATCACTTTGTTCACCAGTTCGCGTTCTGGCTGATTGGGAACTAAAACATGGATGCCACTTGATTCTAATCTGGACTTATAAAAATCTTGTTCCATTGTATACTTCGTTCCTAGTAGACCTATCGTACTTATGTTAGATTTTTTAATTTGGTTTGCTGTAGCATCTGCGATATGCAAAATGGGTATGCTAATTTTTTCTTCCATATGTCCAATGACTTTGTGCATCGTATTTGTACAAATAACAATAAAATCTGCACCTGCATTTTCTAATGAAATTGCAACATCCCCCAATAGTTCACCTGCTTTATCCCAATCGCCTTCAAACTGATACTGTTCTATTTCTGCAAAATCAACACTATATAACAAACACTTTGCTGAATGCAGACCTCCTAATCTATTTTTAACCTCTTCGTTGATAATTTGATAATACTCCACTGTAGATTCCCAGCTCATTCCACCAATTAATCCAATTGTTTTCAAAAGGTTTCACTCCGATTTCATGAAAATTTTTCAAGCATAACTTTTGCCTAATAAGTACATATAAAAAATTACATACTCTTGTGAATGTTTTATGTTCCCTACATGAATTAGTGAAAGGGATTTACTAGTCGCACACTATAAAACCGCAGCCCTTTTAAATTCCCCTGCATTTCAAAAATACCTTTTTCTATCAACTTTCTTAATCGATACTCTAAAAATACATCTCCTACACACTGATCTAAATGTCCTAACGCTTCTCCTATTAATCTCGCAGATTTCATAAACTCTTCCGATTCTTGTTCACGTTCCCGCTCTATCTGAAGTTTTTTTGCTAAATTCATCATGTACTGGTCATAATAGTCTTCTCTGACACTCTTTATTTTCTCTTTTCTCCAAATCCGCAACGTTTCCTTCGTTTCCGCAAGGGCTAACCATTCGTTTTCATACTCTTTTCTTTCATGTTCCGATAAAATCTGACCCGCACCTTGTTCGTAAATGACTTGCAATTGTTCTGAAGAAATTTCTCCTGTATGCAAAACTGTGTATTTACTATCTGGCCGATTAAAATGTTCTTCATATGCTTTTGTTGCGTTGACTACGGTGATTTCGTTTGGTTTGTTTGATAATGCATGTAGCACAAATCGAAGTCCTGTTTGCTCGTGTGCATTTTCAGCTACCCAAATGATAATCGGTACATCTTCCGGAATTGCACTCATTTGGTTTATCGATTTATGGAAGAATTGTTGAAAATCTTCCTGTTCATCATGATAGATTTGTTTCATCCAATCTAATCTAGCTTCTTGTCCTATTTTTTTATGCAACATCCAAACAGGTCCAATCGAAAACATTTCCCAAAAGGAAAGTACTTTTTCTACTGGATCAACTTTCATTTCCCTTAGAGCCATTTTCAGTGATCCCGCAGTTGAATCTCCAAAAACAATATGGACTTTTTGCATCTCGTTTTCCATCGTTTCTGATTGTTCTTTTGGTAGCTTCAAAACTAATTCATACATTTTTTCTATTGTACGAATAAACTGTGTTTCTGGATAATCTGTTTCTCTCCACAACGCTACTTGACACATAACTTGAAAAAGCAGCGTTTTAGCTTCTGATTCTGGTAGTTCTTCGATGATTTTTTTCAATTTTTCTATCTGCATAAATTATCCACCCCTTTTCTAAAATGATTTATTTTTCAATGATACGTATTCACACAAACGATCATCTCCATTGTTTAAATACTCATATACACACAAAGATTAATAATGCGTGCCAGTTTCGCGTTAAAAAATTTCACCCCCATCCTTTATTTACGACAACGAGTGGTGATAGCAAGAGCATTGATAGCGCGTAGAGATGTATGCCCATAACGTTACAATCACTTACAACTTTAGCAAACTGTCCTACTATCCTTTATGTGACACATCATGTCGAATACATTTTGTAGCAAAATAATCTAAAAAAACATACGTGACCTTTTTGTTTAACTTATCCATAGCATTTGAAGGATTGTCATAAAAACAATACTTACTAACGGAACGATTCTCATTGCTTGCAAACCAAAAAATGTTTTGTGAACCGTTTCGAGTGGATTTTGTGTTGGTGAACCTAAATAGCGAATAAATCGTTGCCATCTCGTTTGTTTCATCGCAAGTTTTTCTTTCGGTATTTCAACGGTATAAGCATCCAGTTGGTTCTTTAAAACTACTTCATCTTTAAATTCATCCTTCATCCTGAAAATCCTCCTTTAGTTCGTCCTTCAAAATTTTGATGGCATGATGTAACCGCGACTTTACCGTACCTACTGGAATAGCTAATATTTGTGCAATTTCTTCTTGTGGCAAATCGTCATAATAAGCAAGAATGATGACAGCGCGTTGTTTCTCAGGCAATTTTGCAATTGCTTCCTGGATGATTATTTTTTCATCTGTCGAAAATCGTTGTGTCGAAATCGGCACTAAAAACGGCAAAAGAGAACGCCATTTTTTACGACGATTTAATTTGTTCATAAGAAGCCGATAAGCAATTTGAAATACGTATGCTTTAACGATTCCTTTTTCGCTATCAAATTCGTGTTTCTTTTTTTGTAATACTTCAAATGCATCATGAACGATATCGACACTTAGCTGCTCCTCACGAGTATAACGATATAAAAAACAATATGTTGGCTTATGTAACTGTTCATAAAGGGCTGCAAATCCTCGTTCATCACCTTGCTGATAGTCCTTCATCCACTCCTCATTACTCTTGATCATTTTCTACCTCTAAATGAGCTTTGATTGATTTTAATGTAACCGAAACACGAGAAAGAAGATACAAAATCGTCACAATTACCCATGCTTGAGATTGATTAGTAAAGAACTGAACGAAAGGATTTTCAATCGTTTCCCCAGATGAAAGAAGAAAGTTTAACGCTTGTACGCAAATAATCGTATACATCGCTATGACTAGTGTTAACGAATCAAATACATTCCAGCGTAGAAAAACGGTTGTTTTGTTATAATTTATTTTTCTATTTTCTCGTACAATGTATTTGCGATCATATGGAATCATAATCGCCATAATAATAGTAATAAAAATCCCCGTCACCACTAATGACACCGTCCAACCAATATCCATTTTTACCACCTACCTTCCATACATTTTTTTCGCAAAAAAACTAAGCAATACACTTAATACAAGGAGAATAAGAAGATACTGATAAAAAGGTAACCAAGTGCTATTCGTTACGTCTAATTGAGCTTGTAATGTATCATTCAAATACAACATCGGATTCCAGCTTAAAAATACATAATAATCTTGTGGGTCCTTACCATTAATCGTTAAAAATAAAGACGGCATCGTAATCGAAAACATGCCTACTATCATAATGGAAGTTAACATACTTTGTGCAACCTTTTCATTTTTAAACATGCCTGCCAATATAAAACTTAACGGATAAAGTGTCAGCAAAACAAAGTTACACATAAGTAAAATCATAAAAAATGTGCGCAATGAAATAGGAATGAACAACCCATATCCAACTAAAATGAACACTAAAAATATATTCATTAAAATAAAAACCCCAGCGCCCATTCCTAAGTAGTAAGCAAAAGAAGAAATATCGGTACGCTTCAACCAGTGAAAGGTTCGATTTGCTTTTAACTCTACTAAATTAATCGTAGCAGCAGAAAATGCAAACGAGTAAATGAGTAACATGATAGATATCGGTAGAAACTGTCCCTTCACCATATAATCGAATGTTTCCGTACTATTTGTTAAAGCAAATTTACTCGCCCAAGACATAGGAATAAACAGAAAAGCCGGCAATAAGTTTCCTAACAACACCCCT includes:
- a CDS encoding RNA polymerase sigma factor, which gives rise to MKDYQQGDERGFAALYEQLHKPTYCFLYRYTREEQLSVDIVHDAFEVLQKKKHEFDSEKGIVKAYVFQIAYRLLMNKLNRRKKWRSLLPFLVPISTQRFSTDEKIIIQEAIAKLPEKQRAVIILAYYDDLPQEEIAQILAIPVGTVKSRLHHAIKILKDELKEDFQDEG
- a CDS encoding ABC transporter permease encodes the protein MIVHIAKSYMLENVRNLGVLLGNLLPAFLFIPMSWASKFALTNSTETFDYMVKGQFLPISIMLLIYSFAFSAATINLVELKANRTFHWLKRTDISSFAYYLGMGAGVFILMNIFLVFILVGYGLFIPISLRTFFMILLMCNFVLLTLYPLSFILAGMFKNEKVAQSMLTSIMIVGMFSITMPSLFLTINGKDPQDYYVFLSWNPMLYLNDTLQAQLDVTNSTWLPFYQYLLILLVLSVLLSFFAKKMYGR